TTGATAATTGTTGACAAGAACACTCTCGTCTTCGTGGAAGTGAAAACAAGAATCAACAATTCATTCGGAGAACCAGAAGAAGCTGTCAATGCTAAAAAAATCGATAACGTTCAAAAAGCCGCGAATTACTATCAAGAAAAAATCAATTGGCATGGAAAAATCAGATTTGACATCATTGCGGTCACGCTAACGCCACGTATAGATGTTCTACATATTATTGACGCTTTTTAGAGATTGTAAGTCATAAAAAAAGCCCAACCTTCTTGGCTGGGCTTTCTATTAAATATTTTATAAATCGAATTACTTAAGCTTTCTTTTTACTTCTCTCTGCTCAAATCCTTCAATTACATCATCAACTTTGATATCATTAAAATTCGCAATACTCAAACCACACTCGTAGTTTTGCTTCACTTCAGCGACATCGTCTTTGAATCTCTTCAATTGAGCTATTTCTCCAGTATAAACCACAATACCCTCACGTATGATTCTGATAGAAGAAGATCTCTTCACATATCCATCAGTCACATAACATCCAGCTACCGTACCTACTTTAGATATCTTAAAGACTTCTCTTACCTGAATATTACCAGTGATTACTTCCTCCATCTCAGGATCAAGCATACCTTCCATCGCATCTTTGATCTCATTGATAGCATCGTAAATGATAGAGTAAAGTCTGATTTCAATCTGCTCTTGTTCCGCAATTCTTCTCGCATTGACCGAAGGACGAACCTGGAATCCAATAATAATCGCATCTGAAGCAGAAGCCAACAAGGCATCCGACTCTGAAATCTGACCTACAGCCTTATGAATGATATTGATTTGAACTTCTTCTGTTGAAAGCTTCAGCAATGAATCAGACAATGCTTCAACTGAACCATCCACGTCACCTTTGATGATAATATTAAGCTCCTTAAATGAACCAATAGCCAAACGTCTACCAATCTCATCAAGCGTAATGTGCTTCTTAGTTCGCATACTTTGCTCTCTAAGCAATTGACCTCTCTTAGTCGCAATTTCTCTCGCTTCACGGTCAGTATCCATTACATTGAACTTATCACCTGCCTGAGGCGCGCCATCAAGCCCTAAAACCAATACAGGCGTAGAAGGAGGTGCTTCTTTCAATCTTTTCCCTCTGTGATCAAACATTGCCTTCACTTTACCAAAGTGAGAACCAGCCAACATCACATCTCCTATTCTCAATGTACCAGCTTGAACTAGCACAGTAGCTACATAACCTCTACCTTTATCAAGTGATGCCTCGATAATTGTACCTACTGCAGGCTTTTCAGGATTAGCTTGAAGCTCAAGCACTTCTGATTCTAAAAGGACTTTTTCCAGCAAGTCTTCGATACCAACTCCTGATTTAGCAGAAATTTCTTGGCACTGGTATTTACCACCCCAATCTTCCACTAAGATATTATTCGATGCTAATTGTTCCTTGATTTTATCAGGGTTAGCATTTGGTTTATCTATCTTGTTGATTGCAATTACAATCGGCACATCAGCTTGCTGCGCGTGATTTATCGCTTCTTTTGTCTGAGGCATTACCGCATCATCGGCAGCAACCACGATGATAACTACATCGGTTACTTTCGCTCCACGAGCACGCATCGCTGTAAAGGCTTCGTGACCTGGAGTATCCAAGAATGCAATTCTTTTCCCGCTCTCAGTCATCACATCATAAGCTCCAATGTGCTGTGTGATACCTCCAGCCTCTGACTCAGTTACTTTTGAATTTCTAATATAGTCAAGCAAAGATGTCTTACCATGGTCAACGTGTCCCATGATCGTAACAATTGGCGCTCTTTCTGACAGATCATCCTCTTTGTCTTCTACCTCTTGAACATCAAGCTCATCTTTCGCTGTAGTGAAGTCCACTTCGTAACCAAACTCATCTGCTATCAGCGTAATAGCTTCAGCATCCAATCTTTGGTTGATAGAAACGAACATTCCCATTGACATGCAAGCTGAAATCACATCATTCACAGAAACTTCCATCATTGAAGCCAAGTCATTAGCAGCAATAAATTCCGTCACTTGCAATGTTTTTGCAGCTTCCTGCTCTTGTAGCATTCTTTCCGCATCAGCCTCAGCCGCTCTTCCTCTCTTGTCTTTACGATACTTAGATCTGTTAGCTGTAGTATTCTTCTTGGTTCCACCGCTAAGTTTCGCCAAGGTTGCCTTGATTTGCTCTTGGATTTCCTTATCCGAAAGTTCCTCCTTCTTAGCTACAGGCTGTTGTCTACCGCCTTTTCTGTTATGACCACCTTTTCTGTTATTCTGCTGGTTTTGCTTTCTTTGCTGGTTACCTCCACGACCGCCAGATTGTTGGTTGTTGCCGCCTCCTTGACGATTCTGTTGGTTGCCTCCTTGGCGATTTTGATTACCGCCACCTTGACGATTTTGTTGGTTCCCAGAGTTGTTGCCTCCTTGTCTTCTCTGACCTCCGTTACCTTCGGAGTTCTTGTTACCGTCAGAAGATCTATTAGACTGGTCATTGCCTCCTTTTTGGATACGCTTTCTAGGCCTTTTCTTCTTCTTGTCACCTTTATCGTCGGAAGAAGCTACTGGTTTTTTCTTAGATTTTTGCGTAGGCAATTCAATCTTGCCAAGCACGGTAAGTCCCTTAAGGGTATCTGCCTTCGCTGTGATCAGTTCGTCTTTCTGAGCGATGGACTGTTTTTCTTCATTCTTTGCTACAGCTTCCTCTTTCACTACTTCTCTTTCTATTTTCTCAGATGGTCTATTGTCCTTTTGCTCAGCCTTCTGATCTTGCGGCAGAGCCTTTTTGTTTACGTTTTTATTTTCAGAAACGCTATTGGCTACAGATGGTCTGGCAGATTTCGCTTCTTCTTTTTCTTTAGGCTTAGGCTTATCGGCAGTTTTTGAATCAGAAGAGACAGAATCTTTTTTAGATTCATCAGAAGCTGGCTTCGCTTCATTTTTAACTTTTGGCGGCGCAGGCTTCTCAACAGGCTTAGGCTTAGTTGCTTCTTCAGCTACCTTTTTCTGAGGTTGCGCCGTTTTTTCTTTTTCTTGAGTTGGCTTGTTGGCAACCTCAGGTTTGCTTGAACTTGTGGTTGTTTTTTTCACATTGCCTTTGGCATCAAGGTCAATTTTCCCCAACACCTTTACTCCCTGCAACTTCGGAGCTTCCACTGATGCTTTTTCATCACCTTTCTTTGGCTCTGAAGTCGGCTTCGTGCTAGTCTTAGTTGCAGATGTAGTCACATCCTTAATCAACACCTTTTTCTCCTCTTGCGTCGGAGTAGGCGTTTTTTTGGCAGTAGTATCATCTTTTATCACCACATTTCTTTGCGCATGACTACTACCAATCTTCAATTCAGAAGCCTCCTCTTTCTCTTGCAAAGAAGACTTGTACTCTTTGGCCAGCATATTAAACTGCTCCATAGAGATTTTGGCATTGGGTTTGTTCTCAACCTCAAAGCCTTTGCCTTTCAAGTGCTCTACAATTGTTGACGTTCCTACATTGAGTTTTCGAGCCACCTGGCTCAGTCTCATCATTTTTTCTGCCATATTAAAGTTTTGCCTTTTGCCTATATATTCCTAAAAAATATTATTCAAATTCTTGGTTTAATATTCTTAAAATTTCCGATACCGTTTCGTCCTCTAGATCTGTTCTTCTAACAATTTCATCCAATGAAAGAGCTAAAACACTTTTGGCAGTATCCAATCCTACTTTTTTCAATTCGTGAATAATCCAAGCATCGATTTCATCCGAGAACTCATCCAATACCACGTCTTCGTCCTCTAATTCATCGATATCTCTGTAGACATCAATCTCTTGATCCATCAATCTGCTGGCCAATCTGATATTATATCCACCCTTACCAATTGCCAAAGATACTTGATCTGGTTTTAAGAACACAGAAACACGCTCATTATCTTCG
The Aureibacter tunicatorum DNA segment above includes these coding regions:
- a CDS encoding YraN family protein; the encoded protein is MKNNIDKGSDGENIAKNYLQSKGGIIKEMNFRHSRYEVDLIIVDKNTLVFVEVKTRINNSFGEPEEAVNAKKIDNVQKAANYYQEKINWHGKIRFDIIAVTLTPRIDVLHIIDAF
- the infB gene encoding translation initiation factor IF-2; translated protein: MAEKMMRLSQVARKLNVGTSTIVEHLKGKGFEVENKPNAKISMEQFNMLAKEYKSSLQEKEEASELKIGSSHAQRNVVIKDDTTAKKTPTPTQEEKKVLIKDVTTSATKTSTKPTSEPKKGDEKASVEAPKLQGVKVLGKIDLDAKGNVKKTTTSSSKPEVANKPTQEKEKTAQPQKKVAEEATKPKPVEKPAPPKVKNEAKPASDESKKDSVSSDSKTADKPKPKEKEEAKSARPSVANSVSENKNVNKKALPQDQKAEQKDNRPSEKIEREVVKEEAVAKNEEKQSIAQKDELITAKADTLKGLTVLGKIELPTQKSKKKPVASSDDKGDKKKKRPRKRIQKGGNDQSNRSSDGNKNSEGNGGQRRQGGNNSGNQQNRQGGGNQNRQGGNQQNRQGGGNNQQSGGRGGNQQRKQNQQNNRKGGHNRKGGRQQPVAKKEELSDKEIQEQIKATLAKLSGGTKKNTTANRSKYRKDKRGRAAEADAERMLQEQEAAKTLQVTEFIAANDLASMMEVSVNDVISACMSMGMFVSINQRLDAEAITLIADEFGYEVDFTTAKDELDVQEVEDKEDDLSERAPIVTIMGHVDHGKTSLLDYIRNSKVTESEAGGITQHIGAYDVMTESGKRIAFLDTPGHEAFTAMRARGAKVTDVVIIVVAADDAVMPQTKEAINHAQQADVPIVIAINKIDKPNANPDKIKEQLASNNILVEDWGGKYQCQEISAKSGVGIEDLLEKVLLESEVLELQANPEKPAVGTIIEASLDKGRGYVATVLVQAGTLRIGDVMLAGSHFGKVKAMFDHRGKRLKEAPPSTPVLVLGLDGAPQAGDKFNVMDTDREAREIATKRGQLLREQSMRTKKHITLDEIGRRLAIGSFKELNIIIKGDVDGSVEALSDSLLKLSTEEVQINIIHKAVGQISESDALLASASDAIIIGFQVRPSVNARRIAEQEQIEIRLYSIIYDAINEIKDAMEGMLDPEMEEVITGNIQVREVFKISKVGTVAGCYVTDGYVKRSSSIRIIREGIVVYTGEIAQLKRFKDDVAEVKQNYECGLSIANFNDIKVDDVIEGFEQREVKRKLK